A window of Dehalococcoidia bacterium genomic DNA:
TCTCGCACGAGTCCGGGGCGTGGAGGTGGTGCTCTGCCCGCCGTTCATCTCCCTGACGGTGGTCGCCAAGGCGCTGCAGTGGTCGTCGTTAAAAGTCGGCGCGCAGAACGTGCACCACGAGGCAAAAGGCGCCTACACCGGGGAAGTGGCGCTTGAGATGCTTAAGGGCATCTGCCAGTATGTGATCGTGGGCCATTCAGAGCGCCGCCGACACTTCGGCGAGACGGACTCCGCCGTGAACCGGAAGGTGCGGGCGGCCGTAGCGGCGGGCCTCAATCCCATCCTGTGCATCGGCGAGGAGATGGAGCAGCGGAAGGCGAGCAAGACCAACGACGTCATACGTCAGCAGGTGCGCGGCGCGCTGGATGGAGTGTTGCGTCCAGACGGGCTGGTCGTCGCCTACGAGCCGATATGGGCCATCGGTTCCGGGCAGACGCCCACAGGCAAAGAGGCGGCGGCGGTCGCCGTGGTGGTGCGCGAGACGCTGGCCCAGTTGTACGACCCGGCGTTCGCGCAGGCCACGCGCGTGCTGTACGGCGGCAGCGTGACGGGCGCGAACATCGGCGCGTTCGTCCGCGAGCCGGAGATAGACGGCGCATTGGTGGGCGGCTCCAGCCTGAAGTCGGACGATTTCGCGCACATCGTCAAGGAGACGGCGCGACTGCGCGGTGGCAAGGTTGACGCCACGCCGGCGGCCAGGCGCGGCGGGCGTCCCGCGAGGTAGGGTGGTTGACCTCATCCCTCTGGCCCCCTTCTTGAGGGGGTACGCCCAATTGACCGGACAGTTCCGTATCTGGGGGCGGGATGACTGTCCGGACGATGGCATGATCACTATGACACGTCCCGTCTTCCAAGACAAGCTCCAGGAGACGGCGACGACCCCCCGCGTCTAGCATATCCACCTTGCCGCGAACCTTCTCGACAAACGCGAGGACATGGTCTTCGATGTCCTCGACCGCTTGAAGGCGCTGGAGCTTCTGCTCCAATTCCATTGCTGTCTTCGTGAGTTCGTCCCTTTCGACGGTCAGCGCGCTCATCCGTAACCGCATCCGGTCGTCGGGTATGAGCCCCTTGCCGTAGCCTTCGATCAGCCGGTCCATCTCGGCGGGAATGTCTCCCAGCCGTTTCCGAGCGATGCCCAGGTCTCGTTCGATGCCCGTCCTGGTCAACGAACCTTCCTCGTGTCTGCGCCGCAGTTCCAGCCAAGGGAAACAGACTCCTGTATCTGCTAAGATGCTCATAAGTACTTAGGGGCGCATGTTTCGACGAGTGAGGCCACCTCATGCATATCCTGGTCTTTAATTGCGGAAGCGCCACGTTGAAATTTCGCCTTTTCGATCTCGCGGAAGGCGCGCCACTGGACCACATCTGCCTTCTCGTACTGGGCAAAGTCGACCGCATCGGCCAGCAGGCCCATCTCGAGTTTAGGCTTGCAAGCGGCCAAACCCTCAACACAGCGGCCACTGTGCGAGGCTATGCGGATGCGGTGAGGCTGGCGATTGACCAGCTGTCCTCTCAACAGTTGCTGGACCTCAGGGAGCAAGTGGTGGTAGGACACCGTATCGTACATGGCGGCTGGCAGTTCTTTGAGCCAGTGTTGTTGGATAACGAGGGCATTGGTGCAATAGAGGAGGCAAGCAAGCTCGCTCCCCTCCATAACAAGCCGGCGCTCGAGGCCATTGGAGCGGCGCGCCAAGCAATGGGGGGTGCAGTGCCCATGGTAGCAGTCTTCGATACCGCCTTTCATCACAGACTGCCGGACGTGGCTGCCCAGTATGCCATCCCAAGGGACTTGGCCAATCGGCATCACGTCCGCCGGTACGGGTTCCATGGCCTTGCTCACCGTTTCATGATGGAGCGGTATGCCCAGATTCTGGGCCGCCCTGCGGAAGCGCTCCGCCTTATCACCCTTCAGCTTGGCAGCGGATGCTCCGTCGCGGCCATCGCTGAAGGACGTTCCGTAGATACCTCCATGGGGTTCACTCCTCTGGAAGGGCTGATGATGAGCACCCGTAGTGGCGACCTTGATCCTGCTCTCGTGGGCTATCTCGCTAGTCAGGAGAGCGTGCCGGTAGCGAAAGTGGAAGAGTGGCTGAACCATGAATCGGGCCTCCTTGGCGTTTCGGGGCGCTCCGCTGACATGCGCGATCTGTTGGAGGCGCAACGCCAAGGCGATGCCTCCGCCTCCCTCGCAGTCGACATGTTCTGCTACCGCGCGCGTAAGTACATTGGGGCTTACTTGGCAGTCCTCGGAGGCGCCGATGCCGTACTGTTTGGGGGCGGCATTGGGGAACACGCGCCGGAGGTCCGCGCACGCATCTGCTCAGGTATGGAATGGTGCGGTCTTGCCCTGGACGATGTCCGGAACGCTCACGCGGTCGGCATAGAGGCAAACATCGCTACAACGGAAGCGGGGATCGGCGCCTACGTGATGCCTGTGGACGAGGAACTGGTTATCGCCCGTGAAACGGCGAGGTATATTCGGACTCTAGGTCAGCAATAGCCCTAAAGACGTGGGGAGATGGAGCCAGCAATGCAAAACCAGCAGAGCGATCTCGAAGCCCTGCGCGCCGAAGAGGCGGTGCAAGACTATCGCCGGCATGACCCCAAGGCAGACAGATGGGCAAGAGGCTATGGTGCAATTCAGCATTCTGTGGAGACCCAGGTGAGGGTCATTCACATGGCAGAATCGCTCAAGGCGAAGGGCGTCCACGGCGACGGTGTTGGGTTCTTCGATGTCATCTATGCTGCTGACCGAATCACGAATGCCGCCATGTGGCTGGTAGTCCACATGACCTACGCCCACAACGTGTTT
This region includes:
- a CDS encoding acetate kinase; translation: MHILVFNCGSATLKFRLFDLAEGAPLDHICLLVLGKVDRIGQQAHLEFRLASGQTLNTAATVRGYADAVRLAIDQLSSQQLLDLREQVVVGHRIVHGGWQFFEPVLLDNEGIGAIEEASKLAPLHNKPALEAIGAARQAMGGAVPMVAVFDTAFHHRLPDVAAQYAIPRDLANRHHVRRYGFHGLAHRFMMERYAQILGRPAEALRLITLQLGSGCSVAAIAEGRSVDTSMGFTPLEGLMMSTRSGDLDPALVGYLASQESVPVAKVEEWLNHESGLLGVSGRSADMRDLLEAQRQGDASASLAVDMFCYRARKYIGAYLAVLGGADAVLFGGGIGEHAPEVRARICSGMEWCGLALDDVRNAHAVGIEANIATTEAGIGAYVMPVDEELVIARETARYIRTLGQQ
- the tpiA gene encoding triose-phosphate isomerase is translated as MGTRVPFIAGNWKMHTTVLEAGELSRSIRQALARVRGVEVVLCPPFISLTVVAKALQWSSLKVGAQNVHHEAKGAYTGEVALEMLKGICQYVIVGHSERRRHFGETDSAVNRKVRAAVAAGLNPILCIGEEMEQRKASKTNDVIRQQVRGALDGVLRPDGLVVAYEPIWAIGSGQTPTGKEAAAVAVVVRETLAQLYDPAFAQATRVLYGGSVTGANIGAFVREPEIDGALVGGSSLKSDDFAHIVKETARLRGGKVDATPAARRGGRPAR